A section of the Oryzias latipes chromosome 8, ASM223467v1 genome encodes:
- the med25 gene encoding mediator of RNA polymerase II transcription subunit 25 isoform X4 encodes MEPPSKPGSNQVADVVFVIEGTANLGPYFESLRKNYILPAIEYFNGGPPAETDFGGDYGGTQYGLVVFNTVDCAPESYVQCHAPTSSAYEFVSWIDSIQFMGGGAESCSLIAEGLSVALQLFDDFKKMREQIGQTHKVCVLLCNSPPYLLPAVESVSYTGCTAESLAKIIRDRGIHFSVVAPRKLPALRSLFERASPLNGAVEPLPDYSQDPFHMVLIRGISLPVSSGGGPGPLKPVLPPLPGTYPVGASQAPPPTNPNHNAQNFPNAQVAPPMTVEQSYNKRTHVSQPKMNPPNISAGPTQAVPPMPHQVPPNQLVPPPGQPTLSQQPQAPLQQQQSANQPTAPSGQPNMAAGQGNANSIVQPSSVANKVVAWTGVLEWQEKPKASSMDSATKLTRSLPCQVHVNQGENLNTEQWPQKLIMQLIPQQLLTTLGPLFRNSRMVQFLFTNKDLDSLRGLYRIMANGFAGCVHFPHTTSPCEVRVLMLLYSSKKKIFMGLIPNDQSGFVNGIRQVITNHKQVQQHRAQQMGASGGPMQPGQVPPNQNFLNRAPGPIPVSHGNVQPQMTIRTAGPTNQQSAVSGAPPNQMVQNTQAQPQGPILRLSTPGANPQLRSLLLSQQQPQGGVPHMQGMMSHQGLGQQLVHQAPGGGAQMQGQWRQPMPGQMLMAGGQRGPVPQTGMQQVSSAMEDDLLMDLI; translated from the exons ATGGAGCCGCCCAGTAAACCTGGCTCCAACCAGGTGGCCGATGTGGTTTTTGTCATCGAAGGGACGGCAAACCTGGGACCGTACTTTGAATCACTGAGAAAAAACTACATCCTTCCAGCTATTGA atATTTTAATGGAGGGCCCCCAGCAGAAACAGATTTTGGTGGAGAC TATGGTGGAACACAGTATGGTCTGGTGGTGTTCAACACAGTGGACTGTGCTCCTGAATCCTACGTTCAGTGTCACGCACCAACCAGCTCTGCCTACGAGTTTGTTTCATGGATCGACAGCATCCA GTTCATGGGTGGTGGAGCAGAAAGCTGCAGCCTGATTGCAGAAGGCCTTTCTGTGGCCTTGCAGCTCTTTGacgactttaaaaaaatgagggaGCAAAT AGGTCAAACACATAAGGTCTGCGTGCTTCTGTGTAATTCTCCTCCGTATCTGCTTCCTGCTGTGGAGAGCGTCAGCTACACCGGATGCACAGCGGAAAGCCTGGCCAAAATCATCAGAGAT AGAGGAATCCACTTTTCTGTGGTGGCGCCTCGAAAGCTCCCCGCTCTGAGGTCTTTGTTTGAAAGAGCGTCACCGCTGAACGGGGCGGTCGAGCCCCTCCCTGACTACAGCCAGGACCCCTTTCACATGGTGCTCATCAGAGGCATCTCACTTCCTG TTTCCTCGGGTGGAGGACCCGGGCCGCTCAAACCTGTCCTCCCCCCTCTGCCTGGCACCTACCCTGTTGGTGCTTCGCAGGCCCCTCCACCCACAAACCCCAACCACAATGCACAG AATTTTCCCAACGCTCAGGTGGCTCCACCGATGACCGTGGAGCAATCCTACAATAAACGCA CACACGTTTCTCAACCAAAGATGAATCCACCCAACATATCAGCAGGTCCCACACAAGCCGTGCCACCGATGCCCCATCAGGTTCCCCCCAATCAGCTGGTGCCGCCCCCGGGACAGCCGACACTCAGCCAGCAGCCTCAGGCGCCGCTTCAGCAACAGCAATCGGCCAACCAGCCCACGGCGCCATCAGGGCAGCCCAACATG gctgcCGGTCAAGGAAATGCAAATTCCATTGTACAGCCCTCCAGTGTGGCAAACAAAGTCGTGGCGTGGACCGGCGTCCTGGAGTGGCAAGAG AAACCCAAAGCCTCGTCTATGGATTCAGCCACCAAACTGACCCGCTCCCTGCCCTGTCAGGTCCACGTTAACCAAGGAGAAAATCT CAACACAGAACAGTGGCCACAGAAGCTCATCATGCAGCTGATCCCACAGCAGTTACTC ACCACCTTAGGTCCCCTGTTCAGAAACTCCCGAATGGTTCAGTTCCTCTTCACAAACAAAGACCTGGACTCGCTGAGAGGCCTCTATCGCATTATGGCAAACGGTTTT GCGGGCTGCGTCCACTTCCCCCACACCACCTCCCCCTGTGAAGTCCGCGTGCTGATGCTGCTCTACTCCTCCAAGAAGAAAATTTTCATGGGCCTCATCCCCAACGACCAGAGCGGCTTCGTCAACGGCATCCGGCAGGTCATCACCAACCACAAGCAGGTCCAGCAGCACAGAGCG caACAAATGGGTGCATCTGGGGGCCCAATGCAGCCTGGTCAAGTTCCCCCCAACCAGAACTTTCTTAACAGGGCCCCTGGTCCTATTCCCGTTTCCCACGGTAACGTCCAGCCTCAG ATGACAATAAGAACAGCTGGACCAACCAATCAGCAGTCAGCGGTTAGTGGAGCTCCGCCCAATCAGATGGTGCAGAATACCCAGGCGCAGCCTCAGGGTCCCATTCTTCGCCTCTCAACCCCAGGAGCCAACCCTCAGCTTCGCAGTCTCCTCCTGAGCCAGCAGCAGCCA cagggaggggttCCTCACATGCAGGGCATGATGTCTCACCAAGGCCTAGGACAACAGTTGGTCCACCAAGCACCAGGAGGGGGGGCTCAAATGCAAGGCCAGTGGAGGCAACCCATGCCAG
- the med25 gene encoding mediator of RNA polymerase II transcription subunit 25 isoform X2, protein MEPPSKPGSNQVADVVFVIEGTANLGPYFESLRKNYILPAIEYFNGGPPAETDFGGDYGGTQYGLVVFNTVDCAPESYVQCHAPTSSAYEFVSWIDSIQFMGGGAESCSLIAEGLSVALQLFDDFKKMREQIGQTHKVCVLLCNSPPYLLPAVESVSYTGCTAESLAKIIRDRGIHFSVVAPRKLPALRSLFERASPLNGAVEPLPDYSQDPFHMVLIRGISLPVSSGGGPGPLKPVLPPLPGTYPVGASQAPPPTNPNHNAQNFPNAQVAPPMTVEQSYNKRTHVSQPKMNPPNISAGPTQAVPPMPHQVPPNQLVPPPGQPTLSQQPQAPLQQQQSANQPTAPSGQPNMAAGQGNANSIVQPSSVANKVVAWTGVLEWQEKPKASSMDSATKLTRSLPCQVHVNQGENLNTEQWPQKLIMQLIPQQLLTTLGPLFRNSRMVQFLFTNKDLDSLRGLYRIMANGFAGCVHFPHTTSPCEVRVLMLLYSSKKKIFMGLIPNDQSGFVNGIRQVITNHKQVQQHRAQQMGASGGPMQPGQVPPNQNFLNRAPGPIPVSHGNVQPQSVVVGMPPVSQVSIMEEQQRQNNMMTIRTAGPTNQQSAVSGAPPNQMVQNTQAQPQGPILRLSTPGANPQLRSLLLSQQQPQGGVPHMQGMMSHQGLGQQLVHQAPGGGAQMQGQWRQPMPGQMLMAGGQRGPVPQTGMQQVSSAMEDDLLMDLI, encoded by the exons ATGGAGCCGCCCAGTAAACCTGGCTCCAACCAGGTGGCCGATGTGGTTTTTGTCATCGAAGGGACGGCAAACCTGGGACCGTACTTTGAATCACTGAGAAAAAACTACATCCTTCCAGCTATTGA atATTTTAATGGAGGGCCCCCAGCAGAAACAGATTTTGGTGGAGAC TATGGTGGAACACAGTATGGTCTGGTGGTGTTCAACACAGTGGACTGTGCTCCTGAATCCTACGTTCAGTGTCACGCACCAACCAGCTCTGCCTACGAGTTTGTTTCATGGATCGACAGCATCCA GTTCATGGGTGGTGGAGCAGAAAGCTGCAGCCTGATTGCAGAAGGCCTTTCTGTGGCCTTGCAGCTCTTTGacgactttaaaaaaatgagggaGCAAAT AGGTCAAACACATAAGGTCTGCGTGCTTCTGTGTAATTCTCCTCCGTATCTGCTTCCTGCTGTGGAGAGCGTCAGCTACACCGGATGCACAGCGGAAAGCCTGGCCAAAATCATCAGAGAT AGAGGAATCCACTTTTCTGTGGTGGCGCCTCGAAAGCTCCCCGCTCTGAGGTCTTTGTTTGAAAGAGCGTCACCGCTGAACGGGGCGGTCGAGCCCCTCCCTGACTACAGCCAGGACCCCTTTCACATGGTGCTCATCAGAGGCATCTCACTTCCTG TTTCCTCGGGTGGAGGACCCGGGCCGCTCAAACCTGTCCTCCCCCCTCTGCCTGGCACCTACCCTGTTGGTGCTTCGCAGGCCCCTCCACCCACAAACCCCAACCACAATGCACAG AATTTTCCCAACGCTCAGGTGGCTCCACCGATGACCGTGGAGCAATCCTACAATAAACGCA CACACGTTTCTCAACCAAAGATGAATCCACCCAACATATCAGCAGGTCCCACACAAGCCGTGCCACCGATGCCCCATCAGGTTCCCCCCAATCAGCTGGTGCCGCCCCCGGGACAGCCGACACTCAGCCAGCAGCCTCAGGCGCCGCTTCAGCAACAGCAATCGGCCAACCAGCCCACGGCGCCATCAGGGCAGCCCAACATG gctgcCGGTCAAGGAAATGCAAATTCCATTGTACAGCCCTCCAGTGTGGCAAACAAAGTCGTGGCGTGGACCGGCGTCCTGGAGTGGCAAGAG AAACCCAAAGCCTCGTCTATGGATTCAGCCACCAAACTGACCCGCTCCCTGCCCTGTCAGGTCCACGTTAACCAAGGAGAAAATCT CAACACAGAACAGTGGCCACAGAAGCTCATCATGCAGCTGATCCCACAGCAGTTACTC ACCACCTTAGGTCCCCTGTTCAGAAACTCCCGAATGGTTCAGTTCCTCTTCACAAACAAAGACCTGGACTCGCTGAGAGGCCTCTATCGCATTATGGCAAACGGTTTT GCGGGCTGCGTCCACTTCCCCCACACCACCTCCCCCTGTGAAGTCCGCGTGCTGATGCTGCTCTACTCCTCCAAGAAGAAAATTTTCATGGGCCTCATCCCCAACGACCAGAGCGGCTTCGTCAACGGCATCCGGCAGGTCATCACCAACCACAAGCAGGTCCAGCAGCACAGAGCG caACAAATGGGTGCATCTGGGGGCCCAATGCAGCCTGGTCAAGTTCCCCCCAACCAGAACTTTCTTAACAGGGCCCCTGGTCCTATTCCCGTTTCCCACGGTAACGTCCAGCCTCAG TCTGTGGTGGTGGGCATGCCTCCTGTTAGTCAGGTCTCCATtatggaggagcagcagagacaaAACAACATG ATGACAATAAGAACAGCTGGACCAACCAATCAGCAGTCAGCGGTTAGTGGAGCTCCGCCCAATCAGATGGTGCAGAATACCCAGGCGCAGCCTCAGGGTCCCATTCTTCGCCTCTCAACCCCAGGAGCCAACCCTCAGCTTCGCAGTCTCCTCCTGAGCCAGCAGCAGCCA cagggaggggttCCTCACATGCAGGGCATGATGTCTCACCAAGGCCTAGGACAACAGTTGGTCCACCAAGCACCAGGAGGGGGGGCTCAAATGCAAGGCCAGTGGAGGCAACCCATGCCAG
- the med25 gene encoding mediator of RNA polymerase II transcription subunit 25 isoform X1 has product MEPPSKPGSNQVADVVFVIEGTANLGPYFESLRKNYILPAIEYFNGGPPAETDFGGDYGGTQYGLVVFNTVDCAPESYVQCHAPTSSAYEFVSWIDSIQFMGGGAESCSLIAEGLSVALQLFDDFKKMREQIGQTHKVCVLLCNSPPYLLPAVESVSYTGCTAESLAKIIRDRGIHFSVVAPRKLPALRSLFERASPLNGAVEPLPDYSQDPFHMVLIRGISLPVSSGGGPGPLKPVLPPLPGTYPVGASQAPPPTNPNHNAQNFPNAQVAPPMTVEQSYNKRTHVSQPKMNPPNISAGPTQAVPPMPHQVPPNQLVPPPGQPTLSQQPQAPLQQQQSANQPTAPSGQPNMAAGQGNANSIVQPSSVANKVVAWTGVLEWQEKPKASSMDSATKLTRSLPCQVHVNQGENLNTEQWPQKLIMQLIPQQLLTTLGPLFRNSRMVQFLFTNKDLDSLRGLYRIMANGFAGCVHFPHTTSPCEVRVLMLLYSSKKKIFMGLIPNDQSGFVNGIRQVITNHKQVQQHRAQQMGASGGPMQPGQVPPNQNFLNRAPGPIPVSHGNVQPQSVVVGMPPVSQVSIMEEQQRQNNMMTIRTAGPTNQQSAVSGAPPNQMVQNTQAQPQGPILRLSTPGANPQLRSLLLSQQQPQQGGVPHMQGMMSHQGLGQQLVHQAPGGGAQMQGQWRQPMPGQMLMAGGQRGPVPQTGMQQVSSAMEDDLLMDLI; this is encoded by the exons ATGGAGCCGCCCAGTAAACCTGGCTCCAACCAGGTGGCCGATGTGGTTTTTGTCATCGAAGGGACGGCAAACCTGGGACCGTACTTTGAATCACTGAGAAAAAACTACATCCTTCCAGCTATTGA atATTTTAATGGAGGGCCCCCAGCAGAAACAGATTTTGGTGGAGAC TATGGTGGAACACAGTATGGTCTGGTGGTGTTCAACACAGTGGACTGTGCTCCTGAATCCTACGTTCAGTGTCACGCACCAACCAGCTCTGCCTACGAGTTTGTTTCATGGATCGACAGCATCCA GTTCATGGGTGGTGGAGCAGAAAGCTGCAGCCTGATTGCAGAAGGCCTTTCTGTGGCCTTGCAGCTCTTTGacgactttaaaaaaatgagggaGCAAAT AGGTCAAACACATAAGGTCTGCGTGCTTCTGTGTAATTCTCCTCCGTATCTGCTTCCTGCTGTGGAGAGCGTCAGCTACACCGGATGCACAGCGGAAAGCCTGGCCAAAATCATCAGAGAT AGAGGAATCCACTTTTCTGTGGTGGCGCCTCGAAAGCTCCCCGCTCTGAGGTCTTTGTTTGAAAGAGCGTCACCGCTGAACGGGGCGGTCGAGCCCCTCCCTGACTACAGCCAGGACCCCTTTCACATGGTGCTCATCAGAGGCATCTCACTTCCTG TTTCCTCGGGTGGAGGACCCGGGCCGCTCAAACCTGTCCTCCCCCCTCTGCCTGGCACCTACCCTGTTGGTGCTTCGCAGGCCCCTCCACCCACAAACCCCAACCACAATGCACAG AATTTTCCCAACGCTCAGGTGGCTCCACCGATGACCGTGGAGCAATCCTACAATAAACGCA CACACGTTTCTCAACCAAAGATGAATCCACCCAACATATCAGCAGGTCCCACACAAGCCGTGCCACCGATGCCCCATCAGGTTCCCCCCAATCAGCTGGTGCCGCCCCCGGGACAGCCGACACTCAGCCAGCAGCCTCAGGCGCCGCTTCAGCAACAGCAATCGGCCAACCAGCCCACGGCGCCATCAGGGCAGCCCAACATG gctgcCGGTCAAGGAAATGCAAATTCCATTGTACAGCCCTCCAGTGTGGCAAACAAAGTCGTGGCGTGGACCGGCGTCCTGGAGTGGCAAGAG AAACCCAAAGCCTCGTCTATGGATTCAGCCACCAAACTGACCCGCTCCCTGCCCTGTCAGGTCCACGTTAACCAAGGAGAAAATCT CAACACAGAACAGTGGCCACAGAAGCTCATCATGCAGCTGATCCCACAGCAGTTACTC ACCACCTTAGGTCCCCTGTTCAGAAACTCCCGAATGGTTCAGTTCCTCTTCACAAACAAAGACCTGGACTCGCTGAGAGGCCTCTATCGCATTATGGCAAACGGTTTT GCGGGCTGCGTCCACTTCCCCCACACCACCTCCCCCTGTGAAGTCCGCGTGCTGATGCTGCTCTACTCCTCCAAGAAGAAAATTTTCATGGGCCTCATCCCCAACGACCAGAGCGGCTTCGTCAACGGCATCCGGCAGGTCATCACCAACCACAAGCAGGTCCAGCAGCACAGAGCG caACAAATGGGTGCATCTGGGGGCCCAATGCAGCCTGGTCAAGTTCCCCCCAACCAGAACTTTCTTAACAGGGCCCCTGGTCCTATTCCCGTTTCCCACGGTAACGTCCAGCCTCAG TCTGTGGTGGTGGGCATGCCTCCTGTTAGTCAGGTCTCCATtatggaggagcagcagagacaaAACAACATG ATGACAATAAGAACAGCTGGACCAACCAATCAGCAGTCAGCGGTTAGTGGAGCTCCGCCCAATCAGATGGTGCAGAATACCCAGGCGCAGCCTCAGGGTCCCATTCTTCGCCTCTCAACCCCAGGAGCCAACCCTCAGCTTCGCAGTCTCCTCCTGAGCCAGCAGCAGCCA cagcagggaggggttCCTCACATGCAGGGCATGATGTCTCACCAAGGCCTAGGACAACAGTTGGTCCACCAAGCACCAGGAGGGGGGGCTCAAATGCAAGGCCAGTGGAGGCAACCCATGCCAG
- the med25 gene encoding mediator of RNA polymerase II transcription subunit 25 isoform X3, protein MEPPSKPGSNQVADVVFVIEGTANLGPYFESLRKNYILPAIEYFNGGPPAETDFGGDYGGTQYGLVVFNTVDCAPESYVQCHAPTSSAYEFVSWIDSIQFMGGGAESCSLIAEGLSVALQLFDDFKKMREQIGQTHKVCVLLCNSPPYLLPAVESVSYTGCTAESLAKIIRDRGIHFSVVAPRKLPALRSLFERASPLNGAVEPLPDYSQDPFHMVLIRGISLPVSSGGGPGPLKPVLPPLPGTYPVGASQAPPPTNPNHNAQNFPNAQVAPPMTVEQSYNKRTHVSQPKMNPPNISAGPTQAVPPMPHQVPPNQLVPPPGQPTLSQQPQAPLQQQQSANQPTAPSGQPNMAAGQGNANSIVQPSSVANKVVAWTGVLEWQEKPKASSMDSATKLTRSLPCQVHVNQGENLNTEQWPQKLIMQLIPQQLLTTLGPLFRNSRMVQFLFTNKDLDSLRGLYRIMANGFAGCVHFPHTTSPCEVRVLMLLYSSKKKIFMGLIPNDQSGFVNGIRQVITNHKQVQQHRAQQMGASGGPMQPGQVPPNQNFLNRAPGPIPVSHGNVQPQMTIRTAGPTNQQSAVSGAPPNQMVQNTQAQPQGPILRLSTPGANPQLRSLLLSQQQPQQGGVPHMQGMMSHQGLGQQLVHQAPGGGAQMQGQWRQPMPGQMLMAGGQRGPVPQTGMQQVSSAMEDDLLMDLI, encoded by the exons ATGGAGCCGCCCAGTAAACCTGGCTCCAACCAGGTGGCCGATGTGGTTTTTGTCATCGAAGGGACGGCAAACCTGGGACCGTACTTTGAATCACTGAGAAAAAACTACATCCTTCCAGCTATTGA atATTTTAATGGAGGGCCCCCAGCAGAAACAGATTTTGGTGGAGAC TATGGTGGAACACAGTATGGTCTGGTGGTGTTCAACACAGTGGACTGTGCTCCTGAATCCTACGTTCAGTGTCACGCACCAACCAGCTCTGCCTACGAGTTTGTTTCATGGATCGACAGCATCCA GTTCATGGGTGGTGGAGCAGAAAGCTGCAGCCTGATTGCAGAAGGCCTTTCTGTGGCCTTGCAGCTCTTTGacgactttaaaaaaatgagggaGCAAAT AGGTCAAACACATAAGGTCTGCGTGCTTCTGTGTAATTCTCCTCCGTATCTGCTTCCTGCTGTGGAGAGCGTCAGCTACACCGGATGCACAGCGGAAAGCCTGGCCAAAATCATCAGAGAT AGAGGAATCCACTTTTCTGTGGTGGCGCCTCGAAAGCTCCCCGCTCTGAGGTCTTTGTTTGAAAGAGCGTCACCGCTGAACGGGGCGGTCGAGCCCCTCCCTGACTACAGCCAGGACCCCTTTCACATGGTGCTCATCAGAGGCATCTCACTTCCTG TTTCCTCGGGTGGAGGACCCGGGCCGCTCAAACCTGTCCTCCCCCCTCTGCCTGGCACCTACCCTGTTGGTGCTTCGCAGGCCCCTCCACCCACAAACCCCAACCACAATGCACAG AATTTTCCCAACGCTCAGGTGGCTCCACCGATGACCGTGGAGCAATCCTACAATAAACGCA CACACGTTTCTCAACCAAAGATGAATCCACCCAACATATCAGCAGGTCCCACACAAGCCGTGCCACCGATGCCCCATCAGGTTCCCCCCAATCAGCTGGTGCCGCCCCCGGGACAGCCGACACTCAGCCAGCAGCCTCAGGCGCCGCTTCAGCAACAGCAATCGGCCAACCAGCCCACGGCGCCATCAGGGCAGCCCAACATG gctgcCGGTCAAGGAAATGCAAATTCCATTGTACAGCCCTCCAGTGTGGCAAACAAAGTCGTGGCGTGGACCGGCGTCCTGGAGTGGCAAGAG AAACCCAAAGCCTCGTCTATGGATTCAGCCACCAAACTGACCCGCTCCCTGCCCTGTCAGGTCCACGTTAACCAAGGAGAAAATCT CAACACAGAACAGTGGCCACAGAAGCTCATCATGCAGCTGATCCCACAGCAGTTACTC ACCACCTTAGGTCCCCTGTTCAGAAACTCCCGAATGGTTCAGTTCCTCTTCACAAACAAAGACCTGGACTCGCTGAGAGGCCTCTATCGCATTATGGCAAACGGTTTT GCGGGCTGCGTCCACTTCCCCCACACCACCTCCCCCTGTGAAGTCCGCGTGCTGATGCTGCTCTACTCCTCCAAGAAGAAAATTTTCATGGGCCTCATCCCCAACGACCAGAGCGGCTTCGTCAACGGCATCCGGCAGGTCATCACCAACCACAAGCAGGTCCAGCAGCACAGAGCG caACAAATGGGTGCATCTGGGGGCCCAATGCAGCCTGGTCAAGTTCCCCCCAACCAGAACTTTCTTAACAGGGCCCCTGGTCCTATTCCCGTTTCCCACGGTAACGTCCAGCCTCAG ATGACAATAAGAACAGCTGGACCAACCAATCAGCAGTCAGCGGTTAGTGGAGCTCCGCCCAATCAGATGGTGCAGAATACCCAGGCGCAGCCTCAGGGTCCCATTCTTCGCCTCTCAACCCCAGGAGCCAACCCTCAGCTTCGCAGTCTCCTCCTGAGCCAGCAGCAGCCA cagcagggaggggttCCTCACATGCAGGGCATGATGTCTCACCAAGGCCTAGGACAACAGTTGGTCCACCAAGCACCAGGAGGGGGGGCTCAAATGCAAGGCCAGTGGAGGCAACCCATGCCAG